One window of the Ureibacillus sp. FSL W7-1570 genome contains the following:
- a CDS encoding LCP family protein has translation MKRTEKRKKRPTKFSLVLIVFAILAASFLICATAYGIYLTKKAEYAANKSYEEIEDRQSSPKRDAKAEALSDNISILFIGVDDSEVRAQGSDHSRSDALMLMTLNREEKTVKLVSIPRDSYVYIPEVGYEDKITHAHAFGGTAATIETVEELFDIPVDYYVRMNFNAFIDVVDALGGIDLDVNIPYAFYEKDENDKYSIYLEPGYHHLDGREALALARTRKHDTDIARGERQQDILKAIANKALSLSSISKYDDVILAIGDNMKTNLTFDEMKSFLTYFSGGMPQIDTLTLQGQGDMSTGIYYYMLDEESLEETTQILKSHLGLIPSKSKSSISEFSSGDEEQVDSDSFSYSSSFNR, from the coding sequence ATGAAAAGAACGGAAAAAAGAAAGAAACGGCCGACAAAATTTTCTTTGGTACTTATAGTATTTGCAATTTTGGCGGCTTCATTCCTGATTTGCGCAACTGCTTATGGAATTTATTTGACGAAGAAAGCGGAATATGCGGCGAATAAATCATACGAAGAGATTGAGGATAGACAGTCCTCCCCGAAAAGGGACGCAAAAGCGGAAGCATTGAGCGACAACATATCGATTCTGTTCATCGGCGTCGATGACAGTGAGGTGCGCGCGCAAGGTTCCGATCATTCCCGTTCCGACGCATTGATGTTGATGACGTTGAATCGTGAGGAAAAAACGGTGAAATTGGTCAGCATCCCACGGGATTCATATGTATACATCCCGGAAGTGGGCTATGAGGATAAAATCACCCATGCCCATGCTTTTGGCGGCACTGCGGCAACAATCGAAACGGTGGAAGAACTGTTTGACATTCCGGTCGATTATTATGTACGAATGAACTTCAACGCATTCATTGATGTGGTGGATGCACTCGGCGGTATTGATCTGGATGTGAATATTCCATATGCCTTCTACGAAAAAGACGAAAATGACAAATATTCCATCTATTTGGAACCAGGATACCACCATTTGGATGGCCGTGAAGCGTTGGCTCTTGCCCGTACCCGCAAACACGATACGGATATTGCCCGCGGCGAACGCCAGCAGGATATTTTGAAAGCCATTGCCAATAAAGCACTTTCTTTATCCTCTATCTCAAAATATGATGATGTCATCCTGGCGATCGGTGACAACATGAAAACCAACTTGACCTTTGATGAAATGAAATCTTTCTTGACCTATTTCTCCGGCGGCATGCCACAAATCGATACACTCACCTTGCAAGGACAAGGCGACATGTCAACGGGAATTTACTATTACATGTTGGATGAAGAATCTTTGGAAGAAACAACACAAATTTTGAAAAGTCATTTGGGCCTCATCCCAAGCAAATCGAAATCAAGCATCTCAGAATTCAGCAGCGGGGATGAAGAGCAAGTCGATTCCGATTCATTTTCCTATTCATCCAGTTTTAATCGGTAA
- a CDS encoding YigZ family protein, with protein sequence MRKDYKTVKGFGEKEIVISKSRFIAYVDRAETEEEAINFINKIKKLHYNATHNCSCYLIGEHNQIQKANDDGEPSGTAGVPMLEVLKKQGLQDTVVVVTRYFGGIKLGAGGLVRAYGKATSEGIAAAQVVERRLHHVMKVTIDYTWLGKVENEVRNSKYTLADIQYAENVDMIIHVLKDDEQAFTEWMTELTNGQAKIACIDKIFIEKVVS encoded by the coding sequence ATGCGAAAGGACTATAAAACTGTCAAAGGATTTGGTGAAAAGGAAATTGTCATTTCCAAATCCCGCTTTATCGCGTATGTGGATCGGGCTGAAACGGAAGAGGAAGCCATTAATTTTATCAATAAAATAAAGAAACTTCATTATAATGCAACACACAATTGCTCATGTTACTTGATCGGCGAGCATAATCAAATTCAGAAAGCGAATGATGATGGGGAACCTAGCGGAACAGCCGGCGTCCCTATGTTGGAAGTGCTGAAAAAACAGGGCCTTCAAGATACGGTGGTTGTGGTGACACGGTACTTTGGGGGCATCAAGCTTGGTGCAGGCGGCCTCGTCCGTGCATACGGAAAAGCCACATCGGAAGGGATTGCCGCCGCCCAAGTGGTGGAAAGAAGACTGCATCACGTCATGAAAGTGACAATCGATTACACTTGGCTTGGCAAAGTGGAGAATGAAGTCCGCAATTCAAAATATACGTTAGCCGACATACAATATGCTGAGAATGTGGATATGATCATCCATGTATTGAAAGATGATGAACAGGCCTTTACGGAATGGATGACGGAATTGACAAACGGGCAAGCAAAAATTGCATGCATCGACAAAATTTTCATTGAAAAAGTGGTTTCCTGA
- a CDS encoding sensor histidine kinase → MYLDEKNKIDFQSIDFIFNRMIENITNSKNDIFVICEQSRRTYEEMKIELELIKQKLKVVIAKSDTLARQTQMAKQRLVEVSKNFGKYSEEQIREAYELAHDLQMQLSLSEAEEKSLREKRDDLERRLKALYDTIQRADHIVNQVNVVLNYLTSDLKNVGAALEEAKIKHDFGIKIIAAQEEERKKLSREIHDGPAQMMANVLMRADLIERIYRDKGIEEAMKEISELKATVREALSEVRRIIYDLRPMALDDLGIVPTLKKYLSTIMDYNKGVDVHFQSYNSEIRLPSNYEVAIFRLVQECVNNAVKHGSPTDIWVKLEWNKNHLNVIVKDNGRGFDIDEKREHSFGIIGMRERVEILDGSMEIKTKIGSGTIVIFKIPYPNN, encoded by the coding sequence ATGTATTTAGATGAAAAAAACAAAATTGACTTCCAATCAATTGATTTTATTTTTAATCGAATGATTGAGAACATCACCAATTCGAAAAATGATATTTTCGTCATTTGCGAACAAAGTCGCAGAACTTACGAAGAAATGAAAATTGAATTGGAACTGATCAAACAAAAATTGAAAGTCGTCATCGCGAAAAGTGATACTTTGGCCAGACAAACACAAATGGCCAAGCAACGGCTGGTGGAAGTCAGCAAGAATTTCGGCAAATATTCGGAAGAGCAAATCAGGGAGGCCTATGAATTGGCCCATGATTTGCAAATGCAGTTATCCCTGTCCGAAGCGGAAGAGAAAAGCTTGCGGGAAAAACGGGATGATCTTGAACGCCGGTTAAAAGCCCTGTACGATACGATCCAACGGGCGGATCATATTGTAAATCAAGTGAATGTCGTGTTAAATTATTTAACATCCGATCTGAAAAATGTAGGCGCCGCTTTGGAAGAAGCGAAAATCAAACATGATTTCGGCATCAAAATCATTGCAGCCCAAGAGGAAGAAAGAAAAAAATTGTCCCGGGAAATCCATGACGGCCCTGCCCAAATGATGGCGAACGTGTTGATGCGGGCGGATTTGATCGAACGAATCTATCGGGATAAAGGGATAGAAGAGGCGATGAAGGAAATTTCCGAGCTCAAAGCAACCGTTCGGGAAGCGTTGTCTGAAGTCAGAAGGATCATTTACGATTTGCGCCCGATGGCTTTGGATGATTTGGGAATTGTACCGACATTGAAAAAATATTTATCTACCATAATGGATTATAATAAAGGTGTGGACGTACATTTCCAGTCTTATAACAGCGAAATCCGTTTGCCGTCCAATTATGAAGTCGCCATATTCAGATTGGTGCAAGAATGTGTGAATAACGCTGTGAAGCATGGAAGCCCTACAGATATTTGGGTGAAGCTTGAATGGAATAAAAACCACCTAAACGTGATTGTGAAAGATAACGGCCGTGGTTTCGACATTGACGAGAAAAGGGAACATTCCTTTGGCATTATCGGCATGAGAGAGAGAGTAGAAATTTTGGACGGCTCGATGGAAATTAAAACAAAAATTGGCAGTGGTACGATTGTAATATTTAAGATACCATATCCAAATAACTAA
- a CDS encoding response regulator transcription factor codes for MTKIIIIDDHQLFREGVKRILEFEESFEVVAEGDDGSDIIGLYKEHMPDVVLMDINMPGKNGVEATADLIKEFPDAKVIMLSIHDDESYVTHALKSGALGYMLKEMDADEIVEAIKVVANGGSYLHPKVTKNLVAEFRRLSEHENKGSFHQTEVRRPFHLLTKRECEVLQLLTDGQSNRAIGETLFISEKTVKNHVSSILQKMNVNDRTQAVVTAIKNGWVEVR; via the coding sequence GTGACAAAAATCATCATTATCGACGATCATCAATTGTTCCGTGAAGGGGTCAAACGTATTCTGGAGTTTGAAGAGTCTTTTGAGGTTGTTGCTGAGGGGGATGACGGCAGCGATATCATCGGTTTATATAAAGAACATATGCCGGATGTAGTCTTGATGGACATCAATATGCCAGGAAAAAATGGTGTGGAAGCGACTGCGGATTTGATTAAAGAATTCCCGGATGCAAAAGTTATCATGCTTTCCATTCACGATGATGAATCTTACGTTACACATGCATTAAAATCCGGTGCATTGGGCTATATGCTGAAAGAAATGGATGCGGATGAAATTGTGGAAGCCATCAAAGTGGTGGCCAATGGAGGTTCCTACTTGCATCCGAAAGTGACGAAAAACTTGGTGGCTGAGTTCCGCCGCTTAAGCGAACATGAAAATAAAGGCAGCTTCCATCAAACAGAAGTGCGCCGTCCATTCCACTTGCTTACGAAACGTGAATGCGAAGTGTTGCAATTGTTGACGGATGGACAATCCAACCGCGCAATCGGCGAAACATTGTTCATCTCTGAGAAAACAGTGAAAAACCATGTTTCCAGCATTCTGCAAAAAATGAATGTAAACGACCGTACCCAAGCGGTGGTTACAGCAATCAAAAACGGCTGGGTGGAAGTAAGATAA
- a CDS encoding nuclear transport factor 2 family protein: MKNWLILTVAALFLLTACSNTNSKETPSSEENTKVQSEDSVGFEMIGDKFVEAENVPADEKVKILAAFDEYIHSFNAKDINRYGNVLSKHATGFDYDEEIEMVKATFKNHDVKLVESDATIIKYSENEAQVAANIDYHVKENGTDATLNRTVRQVTIFVKENDGWKITRIVGMEKLDQ, encoded by the coding sequence ATGAAGAACTGGCTAATCTTAACAGTTGCAGCACTATTCCTGCTAACTGCTTGTAGTAATACAAATTCAAAAGAGACACCTTCATCCGAAGAAAATACGAAAGTGCAGTCAGAAGATTCAGTCGGCTTTGAAATGATTGGCGATAAATTTGTGGAAGCCGAGAATGTTCCGGCAGATGAAAAAGTGAAAATTCTCGCTGCCTTTGATGAATATATCCATTCATTTAATGCGAAAGACATCAATCGCTACGGAAACGTTCTTTCCAAACATGCAACCGGTTTTGATTATGATGAAGAAATCGAAATGGTGAAAGCAACGTTTAAAAATCATGATGTGAAGTTGGTCGAATCGGATGCGACAATCATTAAATATAGTGAAAATGAAGCACAGGTGGCGGCCAATATCGACTATCATGTGAAAGAAAATGGCACCGATGCGACACTGAATCGAACAGTGAGACAAGTGACCATCTTCGTGAAAGAAAATGACGGCTGGAAAATCACCCGGATTGTGGGCATGGAGAAATTGGATCAGTAA
- a CDS encoding HD domain-containing protein, whose protein sequence is MNIVDKAIVFAAKVHRNQVRKGTDIPYITHPFAVGMMLQRANCSEEVIAAGILHDTLEDTDTTFEELKDEFGLRIAILVQSASEQDKSLPWEVRKQHTIEHIKDASLEELQVIVADKLHNLQTIHEDLDVMGDAIWQRFNRGKREQHWYYSSIVKALSRRKREFPLIGDLEEEVKAVFGSIDFLSEQEISLIFECAYLHINQHVGKELASRQLLRFVECIVEEAEQLYRDEQEHLLDKLEDLSSQGMQFEMNSEGPLILAAFFIALQNKLQWSDQELFKYVEKNKSKL, encoded by the coding sequence ATGAACATTGTAGACAAAGCGATTGTATTTGCTGCGAAAGTACATAGAAATCAAGTGCGGAAAGGGACGGATATCCCATACATAACACACCCTTTTGCAGTGGGGATGATGCTGCAGCGGGCGAACTGTTCCGAAGAAGTGATTGCTGCCGGAATCTTGCATGATACGCTGGAAGATACGGATACGACATTTGAGGAGTTGAAAGATGAATTCGGACTCCGCATCGCAATTCTCGTGCAATCAGCCTCCGAGCAGGACAAAAGCTTGCCTTGGGAAGTGAGAAAGCAGCACACAATTGAGCATATAAAAGACGCTTCTTTGGAAGAACTGCAAGTCATTGTGGCTGATAAACTCCATAATTTGCAGACGATTCACGAGGATTTGGATGTGATGGGGGATGCCATTTGGCAACGGTTCAATCGGGGAAAGCGGGAGCAGCATTGGTATTATTCAAGCATTGTGAAGGCGCTTTCACGAAGAAAGAGGGAATTTCCGTTGATTGGCGATTTGGAGGAAGAAGTGAAAGCGGTTTTCGGTTCCATTGATTTTCTTTCGGAGCAGGAAATTTCCCTGATTTTTGAATGCGCGTATCTTCATATCAATCAACATGTCGGTAAAGAATTGGCGTCCCGGCAATTGCTCCGGTTTGTGGAATGCATCGTGGAAGAGGCGGAACAACTGTATCGGGATGAACAGGAACATCTTTTGGACAAGTTGGAAGATCTCTCTTCCCAAGGAATGCAGTTTGAAATGAATTCGGAAGGCCCGCTCATTTTGGCAGCATTTTTCATTGCGCTGCAAAACAAATTGCAATGGTCCGATCAGGAACTGTTCAAGTATGTGGAAAAAAATAAATCGAAGTTATAA
- a CDS encoding DEAD/DEAH box helicase family protein, translating into MKYILKNSQAKRYKGIIVEPEIRDFFIGKIWSRENPPFPRTKMEQYIKKNFFKITPAISIKHSSSIFANKKYVCNRCHNDNRHEFVEFDCARCGKICVYCRHCINMGRMCSCTDLLSWNGPVGKLNRRHIFDWSGTFTELQRQASEELLESLNRQRNHLVHAVCGAGKTEILFPAVFHCLRKGCRVCIATPRTDVVLELFPRFQKVFPNTIIHAYYGDAPKQTGFAQLVIATTHQLYRFEKAFDVVIVDEADAFPYTFDLSLQKAVWKARKEGAPVALVTATPSVGILSKVKKENWGYSFIPKRYHGHPLPVPRFEPLWFYERQMMKGRIPKKLAQWTKKRLERGEPFFIFFPTIQLMQKAAPSFQHFHPGIVSVHANDPERKEKVMQLRKEEVPGLLTTTILERGVTIKNVQVAVVGAESKIFTSSALVQISGRVGRNAEFPDGEIVFFHHGISAEMDAARNEILRLNREAFGVTE; encoded by the coding sequence ATGAAATACATCTTAAAAAACAGTCAAGCCAAACGGTACAAGGGAATCATCGTGGAACCGGAAATCCGGGATTTCTTCATCGGGAAAATTTGGTCGAGAGAAAATCCCCCTTTTCCAAGAACGAAAATGGAACAATATATCAAGAAAAACTTTTTTAAAATAACACCTGCTATATCAATCAAACATTCCTCTTCCATATTCGCCAATAAGAAATATGTTTGCAATCGATGCCACAATGACAACCGGCATGAATTTGTGGAATTTGACTGTGCCCGATGCGGAAAAATTTGCGTTTATTGCAGACATTGCATCAACATGGGGAGGATGTGCAGCTGTACGGATCTCCTAAGTTGGAATGGGCCTGTCGGGAAATTAAATCGGCGCCACATTTTCGACTGGAGCGGCACTTTTACCGAATTGCAGCGGCAAGCTTCGGAAGAATTGCTGGAAAGTCTCAACCGGCAGAGGAATCACCTCGTCCATGCGGTTTGTGGCGCCGGGAAGACGGAGATCTTGTTTCCGGCCGTTTTTCATTGCTTGCGGAAAGGATGCAGAGTTTGTATTGCAACCCCAAGAACCGATGTTGTATTGGAATTATTTCCACGTTTTCAAAAGGTTTTCCCAAATACTATTATCCATGCTTATTATGGGGATGCCCCCAAACAAACGGGATTTGCGCAGCTGGTCATTGCAACGACCCACCAACTGTACCGTTTCGAGAAGGCGTTTGATGTTGTCATTGTGGATGAAGCGGATGCGTTTCCGTACACCTTCGATCTTTCTTTGCAAAAAGCCGTTTGGAAGGCGCGGAAGGAAGGGGCTCCCGTTGCGCTCGTCACTGCCACGCCGTCTGTCGGGATTTTGTCCAAAGTAAAAAAAGAGAATTGGGGTTATTCGTTCATCCCGAAAAGGTATCATGGCCACCCGCTCCCGGTGCCGCGTTTTGAGCCCCTATGGTTTTATGAAAGGCAAATGATGAAAGGAAGAATCCCGAAAAAATTGGCTCAATGGACGAAAAAGCGGCTTGAGCGCGGGGAACCGTTTTTCATTTTCTTCCCGACGATTCAGCTAATGCAGAAGGCGGCACCTTCCTTTCAACATTTTCACCCTGGCATTGTAAGCGTCCATGCAAATGATCCGGAGAGGAAAGAGAAAGTCATGCAACTGCGGAAGGAAGAAGTTCCCGGATTATTGACGACGACGATTTTGGAGAGGGGCGTGACAATCAAAAATGTGCAAGTGGCGGTCGTTGGGGCGGAGTCAAAGATATTCACTTCCAGCGCTTTGGTCCAAATCAGCGGCCGCGTCGGAAGGAATGCGGAATTTCCTGATGGGGAAATCGTCTTTTTCCATCATGGAATCTCCGCAGAAATGGACGCGGCCAGAAACGAAATCCTTCGATTGAATAGGGAAGCGTTCGGCGTTACGGAATGA
- a CDS encoding ComF family protein, whose product MNRSEIENCLLCNSPLNTQMDWKGLFFNRFPKTICHECEEKFVRYNHDKDKEVFSLYEYNKPMQDYLHRYKFMHDVLLAKVFAEPIHQCLKNRKEMIVPIPMHPQKLKDRTFAHVDELLKQAQIPFVHVLEKTTMETQGGKTREERMNTPQIFRLKENAQIKDRDILLVDDIYTTGTTIRHAKRALMEGGAKSVKAFTLIRVSGFHDQTIDRSSPANQKITSSQVPKNIKKW is encoded by the coding sequence ATGAACCGTTCCGAGATAGAAAATTGCCTTCTTTGCAACTCTCCGTTAAACACCCAAATGGACTGGAAAGGGCTTTTCTTCAACCGGTTCCCAAAAACCATCTGCCATGAATGCGAAGAAAAATTTGTACGGTATAATCATGACAAAGATAAAGAAGTATTTTCATTATATGAATATAATAAACCGATGCAAGATTATTTGCATCGATATAAGTTCATGCATGATGTGCTGCTGGCCAAAGTATTCGCGGAACCGATCCATCAGTGCCTGAAAAACAGGAAAGAAATGATTGTGCCGATTCCAATGCATCCCCAAAAATTAAAGGACCGCACTTTTGCCCATGTGGATGAATTGCTGAAGCAGGCACAAATCCCTTTCGTCCACGTCCTTGAGAAAACCACGATGGAAACGCAAGGGGGAAAAACGCGGGAGGAGCGGATGAACACGCCCCAGATTTTCCGGTTAAAAGAGAATGCCCAAATCAAAGACAGGGACATTCTCCTGGTTGACGACATTTATACGACCGGAACGACCATCCGCCATGCCAAACGGGCGCTTATGGAGGGAGGGGCCAAATCGGTAAAAGCCTTTACGTTAATCAGGGTAAGCGGTTTCCATGACCAAACAATTGACCGGTCCAGCCCCGCAAATCAAAAAATCACATCGTCGCAAGTCCCGAAAAATATTAAAAAATGGTGA
- a CDS encoding TIGR03826 family flagellar region protein: protein MGEIRNCPSCGEFFNYVGIRDVCYKCAQKEEEMYQIVYRFLRKRENRAATVDRIVEATGVDRELLYKWVRKGRLHPAVFPNLGYPCDNCGRLTTQGKLCERCTEELKTDLRTYEAAKEFRENVQKNERATYLADKGKHAKEN from the coding sequence ATGGGAGAAATCCGAAATTGTCCGAGTTGCGGTGAATTTTTCAACTATGTGGGAATACGGGATGTTTGCTATAAGTGCGCCCAAAAGGAAGAGGAAATGTATCAAATCGTTTACCGTTTTTTGAGAAAACGGGAAAACCGCGCTGCGACAGTGGACCGAATTGTGGAAGCCACTGGTGTCGACCGGGAATTGTTGTATAAATGGGTTCGCAAAGGCCGCCTTCATCCTGCGGTTTTTCCGAACTTGGGCTACCCTTGCGACAACTGCGGACGATTAACGACGCAAGGGAAACTTTGTGAACGTTGTACGGAAGAATTAAAAACCGACTTGCGCACGTATGAAGCCGCGAAGGAATTCAGGGAAAATGTTCAGAAAAATGAACGCGCTACATATTTGGCGGATAAAGGGAAACATGCCAAAGAGAATTAA
- the flgM gene encoding flagellar biosynthesis anti-sigma factor FlgM, whose translation MKINPINTNSVNPYTKQIRNMNAPKTKSTNMDKIEISDAAKELQVVSDYSTERAEKVQRLKQQIQLGQYKVDPHKVAEDMLKFYRLK comes from the coding sequence GTGAAAATTAATCCAATCAATACGAATTCGGTAAATCCTTATACCAAACAGATTCGGAATATGAATGCTCCAAAAACAAAATCAACGAATATGGATAAAATCGAAATTTCGGATGCGGCGAAAGAATTGCAAGTGGTGTCCGACTACAGCACGGAACGCGCGGAAAAGGTCCAGCGCTTGAAACAGCAGATCCAGCTTGGCCAATATAAAGTGGATCCCCACAAAGTCGCGGAAGATATGTTGAAATTTTATCGTTTGAAATAA
- a CDS encoding flagellar protein FlgN codes for MSVQPIITILEKLEKMHKSLLEHAYRKTELVKNNDMEELDQMLKIEQSHVAAIEQLEAQRQQNVMEYFQEKGIAVSNAPTVEELIEAVEDEEERKQLEDVRNRLMKIIVDLKLQNELNQQLIFNSLQVVNVTLNMLRPQQEQINYSDKTVRGGNAPRQSLFDSQA; via the coding sequence ATGTCAGTTCAACCGATCATAACAATATTGGAAAAGCTTGAAAAAATGCATAAAAGTTTGCTCGAACATGCATACAGAAAGACGGAGCTTGTGAAAAACAATGACATGGAAGAACTGGATCAAATGTTGAAAATCGAGCAATCCCACGTCGCGGCGATCGAACAGTTGGAAGCGCAACGGCAACAAAATGTCATGGAATATTTTCAGGAAAAAGGCATTGCGGTGTCCAACGCCCCAACGGTTGAGGAGCTGATTGAAGCGGTGGAGGATGAGGAAGAGCGAAAGCAGCTTGAGGATGTCCGCAATCGGTTAATGAAAATCATTGTGGATCTGAAGCTGCAAAATGAATTGAACCAACAGCTGATTTTCAATTCATTGCAAGTGGTGAACGTCACGCTCAACATGTTGCGTCCTCAGCAGGAGCAAATCAATTATTCCGATAAAACGGTGCGCGGCGGAAACGCTCCACGGCAATCGCTGTTTGATTCGCAGGCGTAA